The genomic interval CAGGACACCCTGAACAAGCTCGGCATCTCGAAGGTCATGACGCTCACGTCGACCTACGACCACCGGGTCATCCAGGGCGCCGCCTCCGGCGAGTTCCTGCGGGTCCTGTCCCAGCTGCTGCTCGGCGAGAACGAGTTCTACGACGAGATCTTCAAGGCGCTGCGCATCCCCTACGAGCCGGTCCGCTGGCTCAAGGACATCGACGCCTCGCACGACGACGACGTCACCAAGGCCGCGCGGGTCTTCGAGCTGATCCACTCCTACCGGGTCCGCGGCCACGTCATGGCCGACACCGACCCGCTGGAGTACCACCAGCGCAAGCACCCCGACCTGGACATCACCGAGCACGGCCTCACCCTGTGGGACCTGGAGCGGGACTTCGCGGTCGGCGGGTTCGCCGGCAAGACGATGATGAAGCTCCGCGACATCCTCGGTGTGCTGCGTGAGTCGTACTGCCGCACCACCGGCATCGAGTTCATGCACATCCAGGACCCGAAGCAGCGCAAGTGGCTCCAGGACCGGGTCGAGCGTCCGCGCCCGAAGCCCGAGCGCGAGGAGCAGCTGCGCATCCTGCGCCGGCTGAACGCCGCGGAGGCGTTCGAGACGTTCCTGCAGACGAAGTACGTCGGCCAGAAGCGGTTCTCGCTGGAGGGCGGCGAGTCCGTCATCCCGCTGCTGGACGCCGTTCTCGACTCCGCCGCCGAGGCCCGCCTCGACGAGGTCGTCGTCGGCATGGCCCACCGCGGCCGGCTGAACGTGCTGGCGAACATCGTCGGCAAGTCGTACGCGCAGATCTTCCGCGAGTTCGAGGGCAACCTCGACCCGCGCTCGATGCACGGTTCCGGCGACGTCAAGTACCACCTGGGCGCCGAGGGCACCTTCACCGGTCTGGACGGCGAGCAGATCAAGGTCTCGCTGGCCGCCAACCCCTCGCACCTGGAGGCGGTCGACCCGGTTCTGGAGGGCATCGCCCGCGCCAAGCAGGACATCATCAACAAGGGCGGCACGGACTTCACGGTCCTGCCGGTCGCGCTCCACGGCGACGCGGCCTTCGCGGGCCAGGGCGTCGTCGCCGAGACGCTCAACATGTCGCAGCTGCGCGGCTACCGCACCGGCGGCACCGTGCACGTGGTGATCAACAACCAGGTCGGTTTCACCGCCGCCCCGGAGTCCTCGCGCTCCTCGATGTACGCCACCGACGTGGCCCGCATGATCGAGGCGCCGATCATCCACGTCAACGGCGACGACCCGGAGGCCGTGGTCCGCGTCGCGCGGCTCGCCTTCGAGTTCCGGCAGGCGTTCAACAAGGACGTCGTGATCGACCTCATCTGCTACCGCCGCCGCGGTCACAACGAGGGCGACAACCCGGAGTTCACCAACCCGCAGATGTACACCCTGATCGACAAGAAGCGCTCGGTGCGCAAGCTGTACACCGAGTCCCTCATCGGTCGTGGCGACATCACGCTGGAAGAGGCGGAGCAGGCGCTCCAGGACTTCCAGGGTCAGCTGGAGAAGGTGTTCGCGGAGGTCCGCGAGGCCACCTCGCAGCCGGCCGCCCCGCACGTCCCGGAGCCGCAGGCCGCGTTCCCGGTGACCGTGGAGACGGCCGTCTCCGCCGAGGTCGTCAAGCGGATCGCCGAGTCGCAGGTCAACATCCCCGACTCGATCACCGTCCACCCCCGCCTGATGCCGCAGATGCAGCGCCGCGCGGCCTCGGTGGACAACGCCACGATCGACTGGGGCATGGGCGAGACGCTGGCCATCGGTTCGCTGCTGATGGAGGGCACCCCGGTCCGGCTCGCCGGCCAGGACACCCGCCGCGGCACGTTCGGCCAGCGCCACGCGGTCCTGGTCGACCAGGTCACCGGCGAGGACTACACCCCGCTGCTGTACCTGGCCGACGACCAGGCCCGGTACAACGTCTACGACTCGCTGCTCTCGGAGTACGCGGCGATGGGCTTCGAGTACGGCTACTCGCTGGCCCGTCCGGAGTCGCTGGTCATCTGGGAGGCCCAGTTCGGTGACTTCGTCAACGGCGCGCAGACCGTCGTGGACGAGTTCATCTCCTCGGCCGAGCAGAAGTGGGGCCAGACCTCCGGCGTCACGCTGCTGCTGCCGCACGGCTACGAGGGCCAGGGCCCGGACCACAGCTCCGCCCGCCCGGAGCGCTTCCTCCAGATGTGCGCGCAGGACAACATGACGGTCGCGATGCCGACCCTGCCGTCGAACTACTTCCACCTGCTGCGCTGGCAGGTGCACAACCCGCACCACAAGCCGCTGATCGTCTTCACCCCGAAGTCGATGCTGCGTCTGAAGGCCGCGGCCTCGTCCATCGAGGAGTTCACCACCGGCGGCTTCCGCCCGGTGATCGGCGACGCGTCGGTCAAGCCCGAGAACGTCCGCAAGGTCGTCTTCTGCGCGGGCAAGCTGTACTACGACCTGGACGCCGAGCGGGAGAAGCGCGGCGACACGGAGACGGCGATCATCCGGCTGGAGCGCCTGTACCCGCTGCCGGGTGCGGAGATCCAGGCCGAGATCGCGAAGTACCCGAACGCCGCGAAGTACCTGTGGGCCCAGGAGGAGCCGGCGAACCAGGGCGCGTGGCCGTTCATCGCGCTCAACCTGATCGACCACCTGGACCTCGCGGTCGGCTCGGACGTGCCGCACGGCGAGCGCCTGCGCCGCATCTCGCGGCGGCACGGCTCGTCCCCGGCGGTCGGCTCGGCCAAGCGTCACCAGGCGGAGCAGGCGCAGCTGGTCGAAGAGGTCTTCGAGGCCTAGGACCACGCGGCAGCCGTACGAGCTGCCCGTACGCCACAGGGACCCGGTTCCGCGCTCGTCGCGGGGCCGGGTCCCCGGCGTTCCGGGGGTCCTCACGCCCTCGATATCCTGGGCGCATGTACTTCACGGACCGTGGCATCGAGGAACTGGAGAAGCGGCGCGGCGAGGAGGAGGTCACCTTCGAGTGGCTCGCCGAGCAGCTGCGGACGTTCGTCGATCTCAACCCCGACTTCGAGGTGCCGGTCGAGCGCCTCGCGACCTGGCTGGCCCGGCTGGACGACGAGGACGACGAGGACGCGTGACCCGCCCGTTCCAGGGAGGGAGAGGCGCCTAGGAGGCTTCCGCGCCCGCCCTGGCCCGCTCGTACGCGAGTCCCAGCGCGCCCTGCGCCAGCAGCACCGCCCCGGCCGCCGCCCAGCCGCCACTGCGGCGACGGGCGCCCCACAGCAGGAGCGGGAGCCCGGCCGCGAGCTGGACGGCGGCGACGGCACGGGCGCGGGGGCCGCGTACCCACGGGCCGATCCTGCTGCTCTCGACCGCGTCCAGTTCGACGCGTACGGCATCGCGCCAGCCTGCCCACTCGACGCGGTCCACCCCGCGCTGCACCGCCGCGACGCTGCGCAGCCGGTCCGCGCTCTCGCCCGGTGAGAGCCCGGCGGGCAGGGTCAGCCCGGTGCGGGTGAGAACGGCGAGCAGCGCCCGCAGCCGGGCGTCCGCGTCGACGTCCGGATCGGGGCGGGTCAGCTCCTCCAGCGCCTGTACGTCCAGCACCGGGTCGAGGCCGAGCCGGACCGCGAAGGTGCGCATCGCCTCGTCCTCGCCCACCGGGGTGCCGTCGGTCAGCCAGATATAGCCCACGGGCCGGCGGAATCCGGCGGCGAGCGTGAACCCGGCCCGGTCGGCGTCCCACCACAGGGCGAGCACCGGCCAGGTGGAGCCGACCGCGAGCGCGGTGGCCCAGCCGCCGAGGACCCGGTCCACCGGCTCGGGGTCCTGTCCGGCGCCCCCGTTCCAGGGTTTGCCCTCCGGGACGAGCACGCTCCACTCCTCACCCGCGCGCGCCAGCAGCATCTGCTCGCGCAGCAGGTGGGCGAGCGGCCGTACGGTCTCGGGGTCGGCCCGGCACAGCAGGAGGGCCCCGGTGGGTGTCGCGTTCATGGCTCACACGCTAGGCCAATTTGCCCGTGTCTGGCTTCTTTGTGCGCATTTACCCCCTCGCTGCCTCCTCCCGCCCTCTTTGACTTCCTCCATCCGCGATATATCGTGTTCCGAACGAGACGCGATATATTGCGTTGCCACGCTTCCCGGGAGGTCACATCCATGCCTGTGTCGACATGGACCATCGCCGAGCCGCGGAAGCTCGCCTTCGAGGATCCGGTGACGGCCCTCCACGTGCGCATCGTCGACGGCACGGTCAACGTGGTCGGGACCGACGAGCCGGAAGCCCGGCTGGAGATCTCCGCGATCGAGGGCCCGCCGCTGATCGTGACCCAGGAGGACGGCCGGCTGACCGTGGCCTACGAGGACCTGCCCTGGCAGGACCTCCTGCGCTGGTTCGACCCGAAGAACCGCCGCCGCAGCGCCGTGGTCACGCTCGTCGTGCCGGCCGCTTCCTCGGTCGAGGTCGGCGTGATCGGTGCCGGGGCCGTCGTCTCCGGCATCAGCGGCCGCACGGAGGTCCGCGGCATCACCGGCGACTCCACGCTCGTCGGGCTGACCGGCGCGGTGCGCGGGGAGTCCGTGTCGGGCAGCCTGGAGGCCCAGAGCGTCACGGGGGACCTGCGCTTCCACTCCGTCTCCGGCGATCTGACGGTGGTCGACGGGGCCGGGACCTCGGTCCGGGCCGAGTCGGTCAGCGGTGCCATGGTGCTGGACGTCGACCCGTCCGGGCAGCCCACGGACATCCGGCTGGCCACGGTGACGGGCGAGATCGCGATCCGGCTGCCGCACCCGGCCGACGCCAGGGTCGAGGCGAACACCGCGAGCGGGACCGTCTCCAACGCCTTCGAGGACCTGCGGGTCGGCGGGCAGTGGGGCGCGAAGAAGATCACCGGCACGCTGGGCGCCGGGACGGGGACCCTGCGGGCGACGACCGTGTCCGGTTCGATCGCCCTGCTGCGCAGGCCACCCGCCGAGGACGACGCGTACGCCGCCGAGCCGACCGGAAAGGTTCTCTGACATGCCCCCCGTATTCGCCCACGGCCGTCTGCGGCTGTACCTCCTCAAGCTCCTGGACGAGGCTCCTCGCCACGGCTATGAGGTCATCCGCCTGCTGGAGGAGCGCTTCCAGGGCCTGTACGCCCCGTCCGCCGGCACGGTCTACCCACGGCTGGCCAAGCTGGAGGCCGAGGGCCTGGTCACCCACGCCACCGAGGGCGGCCGCAAGGTCTACTCGATCACCGACGCGGGGCGCGAGGAGCTGGCGGGCCGGGGCGGCGAACTGGCCGACCTGGAGCTGGAGATCCGCGACTCGGTCTCCGAGCTGGCCGCCGAGATACGCGACGACGTACGGGGCGCGGCGGGCCGGCTCCGCAGCGACATGCGGGCGGCGGCGTCGGAGTCCCGGCAGGGCACGAAGGCCGGGGCCGGGAGCGGGGCCGGGAGCGGCAAGGGCCGGGCGAAGGGCGAACCGGCCTCCCCCTTCGACGACTTCGGGGACTTCGGCGACTTCGGCCGTCTGGGCGACCTCGGCGAGAGCGAGACGTGGCGCACGGCGAAGGAGGAGCTGAACCGGGCCAAGCAGCTGTGGAAGGAGCAGGCGCGCCGGGCGAAGGACGAGTCCCGGCGCGCCCGCGAGGACGCCCAGCAGGCCCGCCGCCAGGCCAGGGAGGCCCAGGAGAAGGCGCACGAGCAGATGCAGACCGCCGCCCGCCAGGTCCAGGAGCACTTCGCGCGGGGCGACTGGCCCTCCGGGGTGCGGGAGGGCCTCGCGGAGATCACCGGCCAGCTCGGCGGTTTCGCGCGCTCCGGAGCCTGGCCGCCGTTCGGCAAGCCCGAGGCGGACTCCGCCCCGGCGGCCCCGGTCCCCGACGACGGCTCCGACTGGGCCGAGGACGCGCCGGCCACGGGCGATCCGGTGCGCGACCTGGACCGCCTGCTGGACCGTTTCCGCGACGGCATCCGGGACACGGCCCGCGATCACGGGGTGACGGAGGCCCAGCTCGCGGAGGCCCGCCGCCACCTGGGGGCGGCGACGGCGCGGATCGAGGCGCTGCTGACGACGGAGGGCGAGCGGAAGGCCTGAGCCGACACGGCTCGGGTGGAAACGGGAGGGGCGGGCGTCCGGTGCCGGACGCCCGCCCCTGTTTTCCGTTCGGGGGCCGCCCCGTCCTGTTGGACACTGTGGCCCCAGCAGTGTCCGCCCTGTTCGGGCCGCCCCTGTTTTCCGGGCGGCCCGTGCTGTTCGGGGCCGGCCCGCCCGTTCCCTGTCGCCCTCCCCGCCCCGTTCCGTAGGCCCGTCTCGCCCGCCTCACCCAGCCTCGGCGTGCCCCTGGCTCCCGTCGGCGTCGGGGCCGTACAGCGCGCGCTGCACGGTCGCGTGGGTCGCGCCGTGCTCGGCGAGGACGTCGGCGACGACTCCGGGCTTCGCCGTGAGGGCCAGGAGCAGGTGTTCCTCGCCGATGAAGCGGTCACCGCGCCCCAGGGCGACCCGCAGCGAGTTCTCCAGGACGGTCTTGGCTCCCGAGGTGAAGGGGCGGTGCCCCGACCACCACCACCGGCGGCCGGCCCGGCCGGTCGCCAGGGCCCCTTCGCCATGGGCCCCTTCGACCCGGGAGACGATCGCGCCGATGTCGATCCCGATACCGGCGAGCGCGTCGGTGTCGGCCTTGGTCAGGCCGCCGCGGCGGCGGGCCTCGGCGAAGGCGGCGTCCAGGGAGGCGCGGCGGTCGTGGAGGCCGAGCGCGGTGACGGCGAACGCGGCCCGGCCGCCCTCCTGCTCCAGCAGCGCGAGCAGCAGGTGTTCCTCGGTGACCGAGTCGGCCCCGACGCGCTCGGCCTGCACC from Streptomyces sp. CA-278952 carries:
- a CDS encoding multifunctional oxoglutarate decarboxylase/oxoglutarate dehydrogenase thiamine pyrophosphate-binding subunit/dihydrolipoyllysine-residue succinyltransferase subunit, which encodes MSSQSPSNSSISTDQAGPGTNPAAAFGANEWLVDEIYQQYLQDPSSVDRAWWDFFADYKPGASGTADKPAPGAAPVTEAPAAPAAPAPAAAPAPAKAAPAAAPAAPAQPAPAKAAPAPAPAKPAAAKPAAAPAKAKADESTEAPAGPEYVTLRGPSAAVAKNMNASLELPTATSVRAVPVKLLFDNRIVINNHLKRARGGKISFTHLIGYAMVQALKAMPSMNYSFATKDGKPTLVKPEHINLGLAIDLVKPNGDRQLVVAAIKKAETLNFFEFWQAYEDIVRRARIGKLGMDDFAGVTASLTNPGGIGTVHSVPRLMPGQGLIMGVGAMDYPAEFQGTSQDTLNKLGISKVMTLTSTYDHRVIQGAASGEFLRVLSQLLLGENEFYDEIFKALRIPYEPVRWLKDIDASHDDDVTKAARVFELIHSYRVRGHVMADTDPLEYHQRKHPDLDITEHGLTLWDLERDFAVGGFAGKTMMKLRDILGVLRESYCRTTGIEFMHIQDPKQRKWLQDRVERPRPKPEREEQLRILRRLNAAEAFETFLQTKYVGQKRFSLEGGESVIPLLDAVLDSAAEARLDEVVVGMAHRGRLNVLANIVGKSYAQIFREFEGNLDPRSMHGSGDVKYHLGAEGTFTGLDGEQIKVSLAANPSHLEAVDPVLEGIARAKQDIINKGGTDFTVLPVALHGDAAFAGQGVVAETLNMSQLRGYRTGGTVHVVINNQVGFTAAPESSRSSMYATDVARMIEAPIIHVNGDDPEAVVRVARLAFEFRQAFNKDVVIDLICYRRRGHNEGDNPEFTNPQMYTLIDKKRSVRKLYTESLIGRGDITLEEAEQALQDFQGQLEKVFAEVREATSQPAAPHVPEPQAAFPVTVETAVSAEVVKRIAESQVNIPDSITVHPRLMPQMQRRAASVDNATIDWGMGETLAIGSLLMEGTPVRLAGQDTRRGTFGQRHAVLVDQVTGEDYTPLLYLADDQARYNVYDSLLSEYAAMGFEYGYSLARPESLVIWEAQFGDFVNGAQTVVDEFISSAEQKWGQTSGVTLLLPHGYEGQGPDHSSARPERFLQMCAQDNMTVAMPTLPSNYFHLLRWQVHNPHHKPLIVFTPKSMLRLKAAASSIEEFTTGGFRPVIGDASVKPENVRKVVFCAGKLYYDLDAEREKRGDTETAIIRLERLYPLPGAEIQAEIAKYPNAAKYLWAQEEPANQGAWPFIALNLIDHLDLAVGSDVPHGERLRRISRRHGSSPAVGSAKRHQAEQAQLVEEVFEA
- a CDS encoding DUF4097 family beta strand repeat-containing protein — translated: MPVSTWTIAEPRKLAFEDPVTALHVRIVDGTVNVVGTDEPEARLEISAIEGPPLIVTQEDGRLTVAYEDLPWQDLLRWFDPKNRRRSAVVTLVVPAASSVEVGVIGAGAVVSGISGRTEVRGITGDSTLVGLTGAVRGESVSGSLEAQSVTGDLRFHSVSGDLTVVDGAGTSVRAESVSGAMVLDVDPSGQPTDIRLATVTGEIAIRLPHPADARVEANTASGTVSNAFEDLRVGGQWGAKKITGTLGAGTGTLRATTVSGSIALLRRPPAEDDAYAAEPTGKVL
- a CDS encoding DUF6104 family protein, translated to MYFTDRGIEELEKRRGEEEVTFEWLAEQLRTFVDLNPDFEVPVERLATWLARLDDEDDEDA
- a CDS encoding Clp protease N-terminal domain-containing protein, whose amino-acid sequence is MFERFTPGARATVKGAVVQAERVGADSVTEEHLLLALLEQEGGRAAFAVTALGLHDRRASLDAAFAEARRRGGLTKADTDALAGIGIDIGAIVSRVEGAHGEGALATGRAGRRWWWSGHRPFTSGAKTVLENSLRVALGRGDRFIGEEHLLLALTAKPGVVADVLAEHGATHATVQRALYGPDADGSQGHAEAG
- a CDS encoding PadR family transcriptional regulator — protein: MPPVFAHGRLRLYLLKLLDEAPRHGYEVIRLLEERFQGLYAPSAGTVYPRLAKLEAEGLVTHATEGGRKVYSITDAGREELAGRGGELADLELEIRDSVSELAAEIRDDVRGAAGRLRSDMRAAASESRQGTKAGAGSGAGSGKGRAKGEPASPFDDFGDFGDFGRLGDLGESETWRTAKEELNRAKQLWKEQARRAKDESRRAREDAQQARRQAREAQEKAHEQMQTAARQVQEHFARGDWPSGVREGLAEITGQLGGFARSGAWPPFGKPEADSAPAAPVPDDGSDWAEDAPATGDPVRDLDRLLDRFRDGIRDTARDHGVTEAQLAEARRHLGAATARIEALLTTEGERKA